A region of the Clostridium estertheticum subsp. estertheticum genome:
AAACATATTTAGAAGTTCTTCACTATCACTATTTATACTCAAATCTATATTATAATTAGGATTTTCTTTTTTGAATAAATTCGCTGCAGCTACAGTATAATTTATAAGTGGAAATCCTAAAAAGTTTCTTATATTTTTATTTTTAACTCCAGTTGAGCCTGCTCTACCACAAACCGTTATCAAAATATTCATATTCTAATCTCCCCCATCGCTAATTTTAGCACTTTATATGCATGTTCAATATAACTATGTCCCGTTTGTGATGTCATAACACTTTCAATAAAATATTTCATCTCTTCTACATACATATCTTTATTTTCTTTTGTAAAATCAATTGTTTCCCTACCATCTGAAAAGCTAATACTATTTCTTATGAAATCTCCAGTTATAGTCCCATTTTTTGTAAATATCTCTATTTTTCTTTGTGGTACCCTTCCAAAGTAATCTAAATGAATTTCTACTAATTTATCTTTATATCTTGCAATATATATAGAAATATCTTCACTATCTATCTCCAAATGTGAGTACTTGCCATTAATGTTAAATGTTTCTAAAGGGAAGCCGAATAAATATGTTATGTAATCCCATTCATGTATTAAATCTATACAAACTCCTCCACCTTGGATCTTTTTAGCACTATATACATTTCTATAATCTACACCTTTTCTCCAATTTGGAAGATAGCTTGAACAAATTGCCCTTATGCTATAAATACTTTCATTAACAAGAATTTTCTTAAGACTTTGTATCACTTGAGAAAATTTTAATGGCCCAGCAACGTAGTATACACCATTTTTTCTTAGATTCAACTTACTTATATCATAATGCATATTATCGAATATAGGTTTTTCAATAAACATAGATTTTGTTTTATTAGCCATAAGTTTAATGGAATCATAATGAACATTATTAGGGTTAGTTATAAAGGTCATGTCATAGTCATCACACAAATCCGACTCATTAAAAACTTCGTGATTAATAAGGGATTTAATATCTAAACTTAAGGGTTTTTGAGTTCTTCTGAGCGCATGAACCTCTAAATTCAAATTATATTCATCAAATATCTTTACAAGATTTTTTAAATGCCTTGTTCCTATTGAACCCAAACCAATAAAACAAACCTTCATTATTGTAAACCTTCTATCTTATTAATTAAATCTAAAGTATACAAGTCATCCTTAAATGTATATCTCTCACTATTTTTTTCACCTAAAACTTTTTTAATAAATACATCTAGCTCTTCCATATAAGCATTTTCAATTATACTC
Encoded here:
- a CDS encoding Gfo/Idh/MocA family protein, with the protein product MKVCFIGLGSIGTRHLKNLVKIFDEYNLNLEVHALRRTQKPLSLDIKSLINHEVFNESDLCDDYDMTFITNPNNVHYDSIKLMANKTKSMFIEKPIFDNMHYDISKLNLRKNGVYYVAGPLKFSQVIQSLKKILVNESIYSIRAICSSYLPNWRKGVDYRNVYSAKKIQGGGVCIDLIHEWDYITYLFGFPLETFNINGKYSHLEIDSEDISIYIARYKDKLVEIHLDYFGRVPQRKIEIFTKNGTITGDFIRNSISFSDGRETIDFTKENKDMYVEEMKYFIESVMTSQTGHSYIEHAYKVLKLAMGEIRI